One Streptomyces sp. R28 DNA window includes the following coding sequences:
- a CDS encoding carbohydrate ABC transporter permease, producing MRGRQGLALEVHRARERRPPTRLSPSARRGRTGYLFCLPGLAFLALFLAYPLFYNVWTSVHDVRLSGLLGGAERFNGLDNYRAVLDDPAFWHSVRLSLVFTLGSLACQFVLGFALALLFARPFPLNGLLRSLLLVAWLLPPVVSGTLFRWLLDAESGAYNALVRALGPDSLSHDWLTDPSTSLAGVIFANVWVGVPFNMLLLLVGLHTIDPELHEAAAIDGANAWQRLCRITLPLMRPVSVTVLLLGLIYTFKVFDVVFVMTGGGPVDATRVLSLYVYEVFFRFFRFGEGAAAGLLLLVVPLLTGVFYVRRLRREDAVGGST from the coding sequence ATGCGAGGGCGCCAGGGCCTCGCGCTGGAGGTCCACCGCGCAAGGGAGCGCCGCCCGCCGACCCGCCTCTCCCCCTCCGCGCGCCGCGGCCGTACCGGCTACCTCTTCTGCCTCCCGGGGCTGGCCTTCCTCGCCCTGTTCCTGGCCTACCCGCTCTTCTACAACGTCTGGACGTCCGTCCACGACGTGCGGCTGAGCGGTCTGCTCGGCGGGGCCGAACGCTTCAACGGCCTCGACAACTACCGGGCGGTGCTCGACGACCCGGCGTTCTGGCACTCCGTACGCCTGTCGCTGGTGTTCACCCTGGGCTCCCTGGCCTGTCAGTTCGTGCTCGGCTTCGCCCTGGCCCTGCTCTTCGCCCGCCCCTTCCCCCTGAACGGCCTCCTGCGGTCCCTGCTCCTGGTGGCCTGGCTGCTGCCTCCCGTGGTCAGCGGCACCCTCTTCCGCTGGCTGCTGGACGCGGAGTCCGGCGCCTACAACGCCCTGGTGCGGGCGCTCGGCCCGGACAGCCTCTCCCACGACTGGCTCACCGACCCCTCCACCTCCCTGGCCGGGGTGATCTTCGCCAACGTCTGGGTCGGCGTGCCCTTCAACATGCTGCTGCTCCTGGTCGGCCTGCACACCATCGATCCGGAGCTGCACGAGGCCGCCGCGATCGACGGCGCGAACGCCTGGCAGCGCTTGTGCCGCATCACCCTGCCCCTGATGCGCCCGGTCTCCGTGACCGTCCTCCTGCTCGGCCTCATCTACACCTTCAAGGTCTTCGACGTCGTCTTCGTGATGACGGGCGGCGGCCCGGTCGACGCCACCCGCGTGCTCTCGCTCTACGTCTACGAGGTCTTCTTCCGGTTCTTCCGGTTCGGCGAGGGCGCCGCCGCCGGCCTGCTGCTGCTCGTCGTACCGCTGCTCACGGGTGTGTTCTACGTACGACGGCTGCGCCGGGAGGACGCGGTGGGTGGTTCCACGTGA
- a CDS encoding carbohydrate ABC transporter permease, with product MKHSQRPWLLTAFAALITAAFLLPVYWMAKTSLTRPDRILTPAPQWLPAPLTGENYRAALDYEGLTRALLNSVVISSGVVALTLLLGVPLAYALARVRMRGSGAMVLALLVAQLPPAIVLAAPLFILERRAGLDDTYLGLIAADTTLTLPFAVIVLRPVLRSFPPELEEAALVDGCGLPGVLLRVVLPLTAPSLVATAGLCFLIGWGEFLFGLTLAEGPDVQPVTVLLNAFVGQHGTAWGALMATATLISVPVVCVFALFQRFIVGGLTAGSVRG from the coding sequence GTGAAACATTCCCAACGCCCCTGGCTGCTCACGGCGTTCGCCGCGCTGATCACCGCGGCCTTCCTGCTGCCGGTGTACTGGATGGCCAAGACCAGCCTCACCCGCCCGGACCGGATCCTCACCCCGGCCCCGCAGTGGCTGCCCGCCCCGCTCACCGGCGAGAACTACCGGGCGGCGCTGGACTACGAAGGCCTGACCCGAGCCCTGCTCAACAGCGTGGTGATCTCCAGCGGAGTCGTGGCCCTCACGCTCCTGCTCGGCGTCCCGCTCGCCTACGCGCTCGCCCGCGTCCGCATGCGCGGCTCGGGCGCGATGGTGCTCGCCCTGCTGGTCGCCCAACTCCCGCCCGCCATCGTGCTGGCGGCACCGCTGTTCATCCTCGAACGCCGGGCCGGTCTCGACGACACCTACCTCGGCCTGATCGCCGCCGACACCACCCTGACTCTCCCCTTCGCGGTGATCGTGCTGCGCCCCGTGCTGCGGTCCTTCCCGCCGGAGCTGGAGGAGGCCGCGCTGGTCGACGGCTGCGGGCTGCCCGGCGTACTGCTGCGGGTCGTCCTGCCCCTCACGGCGCCGAGCCTGGTCGCCACGGCCGGGCTGTGCTTCCTGATCGGCTGGGGCGAGTTCCTGTTCGGCCTGACGCTGGCCGAGGGTCCCGACGTCCAGCCCGTCACCGTCCTGCTGAACGCCTTCGTCGGTCAGCACGGCACGGCGTGGGGAGCCCTGATGGCGACCGCCACCCTCATCAGCGTCCCTGTGGTCTGCGTGTTCGCCCTGTTCCAGCGCTTCATCGTCGGCGGGCTGACCGCGGGGAGTGTGCGGGGCTGA
- a CDS encoding DUF885 family protein, with protein MTGLRDERVRAAVELDFARAREYAGLHEYDGRIQDLSPTGVSAALARLGTGPLPSDAFDAEVLTIHEDGLRARFAEAELHRRDPLLHVAVMDLACYDREYAPTEERRRARASHLAAWPDAVDQAVAALDQVSAPAAAAALPAVRGLAQVVTDDAAALAAVRRFVAHVETAARDGDPSAALGPAMFLRLLGAGEGMTYDVGALTALADRERSRLWDLLEEAVDRLAPGERVHRVVPALMRDHPVTAEGVFAQAEALVDEVTAFAVTRNLIAAPGGECLVGPAPASRAYAQAMMSWSAPYEADAPSWYYVVPPDPAWPEREAEEWLSVFSRTSLPAITVHEVTPGHYAHGRALRALRSDVRRSLESPAFVEGWAHYAEELFAEEGFRAADPRYVIGMTLEALLRVTRLACSIGLHTGAMTVKEATARFEADAFLRGKAAEAEALRGAVEPTYGRYTLGKTEILRTRAVARRTWGDTYTHRRFHDSLLALGMPPIGLLGRAVSHSTGTAATPGHSPSSASALAPPIESR; from the coding sequence ATGACAGGACTGCGTGACGAACGGGTCCGCGCGGCGGTGGAGCTCGACTTCGCCCGTGCGCGCGAGTACGCCGGGCTCCACGAGTACGACGGACGGATCCAGGACCTGTCACCGACGGGGGTCTCGGCGGCGCTCGCCCGGCTCGGGACCGGCCCGCTCCCCTCCGACGCGTTCGACGCCGAGGTGCTGACGATCCACGAGGACGGCCTGCGCGCCCGCTTCGCCGAGGCGGAGCTGCACCGCCGAGATCCGCTGCTGCACGTGGCGGTCATGGACCTCGCCTGTTACGACCGCGAGTACGCGCCGACGGAGGAGCGCCGCCGCGCGCGGGCAAGCCATCTGGCGGCCTGGCCGGACGCGGTGGACCAGGCCGTGGCGGCCCTGGACCAGGTGTCGGCCCCCGCCGCGGCCGCAGCGCTGCCCGCCGTCCGCGGCCTGGCACAGGTCGTCACGGACGACGCCGCCGCCCTGGCCGCCGTACGCCGCTTCGTCGCCCACGTGGAGACGGCGGCCCGGGACGGCGACCCGTCGGCGGCGCTGGGACCGGCCATGTTCCTGCGGCTGCTGGGCGCGGGCGAGGGCATGACGTACGACGTGGGCGCGCTGACGGCCCTCGCGGACCGGGAACGGTCCCGCCTGTGGGACCTGTTGGAGGAGGCGGTGGACCGCCTGGCTCCCGGCGAACGGGTCCACCGGGTGGTACCGGCCCTGATGAGGGATCACCCGGTCACGGCGGAAGGGGTGTTCGCGCAGGCGGAGGCCCTGGTGGACGAGGTCACAGCCTTCGCCGTCACCCGGAACCTGATAGCGGCCCCCGGCGGTGAGTGTCTGGTGGGCCCGGCCCCGGCCTCCCGCGCCTACGCGCAGGCGATGATGTCCTGGTCCGCGCCGTACGAGGCGGACGCCCCCAGCTGGTACTACGTCGTCCCCCCGGACCCCGCGTGGCCGGAGCGGGAGGCCGAGGAGTGGCTGTCGGTCTTCAGCCGCACGTCACTCCCCGCCATCACGGTCCACGAGGTGACCCCCGGGCACTACGCCCACGGCCGCGCCCTGCGCGCCCTGCGCAGCGACGTACGACGATCCCTCGAATCCCCCGCGTTCGTCGAGGGCTGGGCCCACTATGCGGAGGAGCTGTTCGCGGAGGAGGGCTTCCGCGCCGCCGACCCCCGCTACGTCATCGGCATGACCCTGGAGGCCCTGCTCCGGGTCACGAGACTGGCCTGCTCGATCGGCCTGCACACGGGCGCGATGACGGTGAAGGAGGCGACGGCACGTTTCGAGGCGGACGCGTTCCTGCGGGGGAAGGCGGCGGAGGCGGAGGCCCTGAGGGGCGCGGTGGAACCGACGTACGGCCGCTACACGCTGGGCAAGACGGAAATCCTGAGGACTCGGGCCGTGGCCCGTCGGACCTGGGGCGACACGTACACGCACCGGCGCTTCCACGACTCACTACTGGCCTTGGGCATGCCACCGATCGGCTTGCTCGGAAGGGCGGTTTCGCACAGTACCGGGACCGCCGCCACCCCCGGGCACAGCCCGTCCTCCGCCTCAGCCCTTGCTCCACCTATCGAAAGTCGATAG
- a CDS encoding RICIN domain-containing protein translates to MGTVWRAVDETLGRQVAVKELRDFADEHDGDRLAGLRLRMQREARAAARIQHPGVVAVHDVTDHEGHPVIVMELIEGASLDDVVRRQGALDPRHAAEIGAKVLEALAAAHRAGVLHRDVKPANILLEHGGRVVLTDFGIAAIDDPDDADTNLTRSGELVGSLDYLAPERARGEQPGPPSDVWSLGATLYAAVEGGTPFRRTSTWSTITAIVTEPLPEPRQAGPLTPVLRALLAKDPTSRPDAAQAARLLTAIATDQPLPVSPDASGAVRPDPAGTMRLGRPVLRPPAPAGMFGPPPALNRDAAPFPAQPQGQLTGQPTAQSTAADADGRSSSAPRSRRSRSLTIAAAAAAVLLIVGGVTYLTIGADSDDNGGKGTVAAAAGGASSQADDNTPSQQPSSALASKPGGKDDKGGKEGKAAGGQGKSAADPAQSQVPAAKSPAASASPDGTEAAPSASASESAGSGPTYRLINTKSGKCLSLDNGGSAANGTRAVQWACNGGDEQRWYWSGPSSDTLKNVKTGKCLSIEGGGSTANGAQAVQSTCVTEWDAPEQRWSRATGGRLKNGKSARCLSIEGGGSTANGARAIQSTCITEWTAPEQQWKLTS, encoded by the coding sequence ATGGGCACCGTATGGCGGGCCGTCGACGAAACCCTCGGCCGTCAGGTCGCGGTGAAGGAACTCCGTGACTTCGCCGACGAGCACGACGGAGACAGACTGGCCGGGCTGCGCCTGCGTATGCAGCGAGAGGCCCGCGCGGCGGCCCGGATACAGCACCCCGGAGTGGTGGCCGTGCACGACGTCACCGATCACGAGGGCCACCCCGTCATCGTCATGGAGCTGATCGAGGGCGCTTCACTGGACGACGTGGTGCGTCGGCAAGGCGCCCTCGACCCCCGGCACGCGGCCGAGATCGGCGCCAAGGTCCTGGAGGCCCTGGCCGCCGCCCACCGGGCAGGCGTACTCCACCGCGATGTGAAGCCCGCCAACATCCTGCTCGAACACGGTGGGCGGGTGGTGCTGACCGACTTCGGCATCGCGGCCATCGACGATCCCGACGACGCCGACACCAACCTCACGCGCAGCGGTGAACTCGTCGGCTCCCTCGACTACCTCGCGCCCGAACGGGCCCGCGGAGAGCAGCCGGGCCCCCCGTCGGACGTCTGGTCACTGGGCGCCACCCTCTACGCCGCCGTCGAGGGCGGTACTCCCTTCCGCCGCACCTCCACCTGGTCGACCATCACCGCGATCGTCACCGAACCGCTGCCCGAGCCCCGCCAGGCCGGCCCGCTCACCCCCGTCCTGCGCGCGCTGCTGGCCAAGGACCCCACGTCCCGTCCGGACGCGGCGCAGGCGGCACGGCTCCTCACCGCGATTGCCACGGACCAGCCCCTGCCGGTGTCCCCCGACGCCTCCGGTGCCGTGCGGCCCGACCCGGCAGGCACGATGCGCCTCGGCCGCCCGGTCCTCCGTCCTCCCGCGCCGGCGGGGATGTTCGGCCCGCCGCCCGCCCTGAACCGAGATGCCGCGCCGTTCCCGGCCCAACCCCAGGGGCAACTCACGGGGCAACCCACGGCGCAGTCCACGGCAGCGGACGCCGACGGGCGATCCTCCTCGGCTCCTCGGTCGCGCCGCAGCCGCTCACTGACGATCGCCGCGGCCGCGGCCGCCGTGCTCCTCATCGTTGGCGGCGTCACCTACCTGACGATCGGCGCCGACTCCGACGACAACGGCGGCAAGGGCACGGTCGCCGCCGCGGCCGGCGGCGCATCGTCCCAGGCGGACGACAACACCCCGTCGCAGCAGCCCAGCAGCGCTCTCGCGAGCAAGCCCGGCGGCAAGGACGACAAGGGGGGCAAGGAGGGCAAGGCTGCAGGAGGCCAAGGCAAGTCCGCGGCAGACCCCGCACAGAGCCAGGTGCCTGCGGCCAAGTCCCCTGCCGCCTCCGCCTCCCCCGACGGGACGGAGGCAGCCCCGAGCGCCTCGGCCTCCGAGTCGGCGGGGAGCGGGCCCACGTACCGGCTCATCAACACGAAGAGCGGGAAGTGTCTGTCCCTCGACAACGGGGGCAGCGCGGCCAACGGCACCCGCGCCGTCCAGTGGGCCTGCAACGGGGGTGACGAGCAGCGGTGGTACTGGTCCGGCCCCTCGTCCGACACCCTCAAGAACGTCAAGACCGGTAAGTGCCTGTCCATCGAAGGCGGCGGCAGCACCGCCAACGGCGCCCAGGCCGTCCAGTCCACCTGCGTCACCGAATGGGACGCCCCCGAGCAGCGATGGTCCCGTGCCACGGGCGGCCGGCTCAAGAACGGCAAGAGCGCCAGGTGCCTGTCGATCGAAGGCGGCGGCAGCACCGCCAACGGCGCGCGGGCCATCCAGTCGACGTGCATCACCGAATGGACCGCGCCGGAACAGCAGTGGAAGCTGACCAGCTGA
- a CDS encoding sugar ABC transporter substrate-binding protein, whose translation MPYPLDRRGFLRTAGVGAAALGLGGALASCGSDEPSTTTLTWWDYFTLDNFQEGMTRLIKDIEAGVPDVRIERRTFPFAELERQITLGAISGDLPDIAIVDNVSMNTLGGSDLLADLTDRVEQWGQASQYYKGPWDGCQVDGRTLGIPNQSNCLALYYNTRMLQDAGVQPPTTWDELASAAERLTSGDRFGLALSAIRTEEGVFQFLPFLWQAGGDLDTFATDGATALSFLDDLIAKRSLSESCVGWTQQDVNTRFLNQRAAMQINGPWQIPTLKEADFDWAVVALPRDKEAATCLGGENWVVMASSDHLDKAWEVLEYTQRPSVLTPYLVSFGNLPARKDLADRGTWASDPTLRLFLSQLPVARPRQYGAHYADASQAVAEAEQAVLTGSASPSAAAKTAAGKIDKALGG comes from the coding sequence ATGCCGTACCCGCTCGACCGCCGCGGCTTCCTGCGTACCGCCGGCGTGGGAGCCGCTGCCCTCGGCCTCGGCGGGGCCCTGGCCTCCTGCGGCTCCGACGAGCCGAGCACGACCACCCTCACCTGGTGGGACTACTTCACGCTGGACAACTTCCAGGAGGGCATGACCCGCCTGATCAAGGACATCGAGGCCGGGGTGCCCGATGTGCGGATCGAGCGGCGGACGTTCCCGTTCGCCGAGCTCGAACGGCAGATCACCCTGGGCGCGATCTCCGGCGACCTGCCCGACATCGCGATCGTCGACAACGTCTCCATGAACACGCTCGGCGGCAGCGATCTGCTCGCCGACCTCACCGACCGGGTCGAGCAGTGGGGCCAGGCCTCCCAGTACTACAAGGGCCCCTGGGACGGGTGCCAGGTCGACGGCAGGACCCTGGGCATCCCCAACCAGAGCAACTGCCTGGCCCTCTACTACAACACCCGGATGCTCCAGGACGCCGGCGTGCAACCGCCCACCACCTGGGACGAGCTGGCCTCCGCGGCCGAGCGGCTGACCAGCGGGGACCGGTTCGGGCTGGCGCTGAGCGCGATCAGGACGGAGGAGGGCGTCTTCCAGTTCCTGCCGTTCCTGTGGCAGGCGGGCGGCGACCTGGACACCTTCGCCACGGACGGTGCCACCGCCCTGTCGTTCCTCGACGACCTGATCGCCAAGCGCTCCCTGTCCGAGAGTTGCGTGGGCTGGACCCAGCAGGACGTCAACACCCGGTTCCTCAACCAGCGCGCCGCCATGCAGATCAACGGCCCCTGGCAGATCCCCACGCTGAAGGAGGCCGACTTCGACTGGGCCGTCGTCGCCCTGCCCCGGGACAAGGAGGCGGCCACCTGTCTGGGCGGGGAGAACTGGGTGGTGATGGCGAGCAGCGACCATCTGGACAAGGCGTGGGAGGTGCTGGAGTACACCCAGCGTCCGTCGGTCCTGACGCCGTACCTCGTCTCCTTCGGCAACCTGCCCGCCCGCAAGGACCTCGCGGACCGGGGCACTTGGGCGTCCGACCCGACCCTGCGGCTCTTCCTCAGCCAGCTGCCCGTGGCCCGCCCGCGCCAGTACGGCGCGCACTACGCCGACGCCTCCCAGGCCGTCGCGGAGGCGGAACAGGCGGTACTGACCGGCTCCGCGTCCCCTTCCGCGGCGGCGAAGACGGCGGCCGGCAAGATCGACAAGGCGCTGGGCGGGTGA
- a CDS encoding ATP-grasp domain-containing protein: MQRLLLVGVGLTGRPYLAAARRLGVQIHAVETAERASALAGEADEVTVCRGGSDELWYEAASQAVRLARPDGVVAFSEPHALAAALVQNELGLPGPSLRAAVLSRNKALQRGRFAAAGIGQPEFLVTERLGDARAWAAERLPVVVKPLSSAGSQGVELVADGAAFEDAVARRDDEGRLLVERAAAGPEYSWEALVREGKVWFANLTAKETTGPPYFVETAHRVATEVDAGTRATVCELGTAVLGALGMDTGIVHLEFRLTSRGPAVMEVAVRTPGDRLMDLLGLAYGIDWYEMVVRLALGRELPPPPAAPRRRTASYLPSARPGTVTAIRGLDEVLAHPCVVEAELTVAPGDTVAQARSSGERVGHVVLSAPDQGSLEGALDDVRTTLRVATRLGGPPHDRTA, from the coding sequence ATGCAGAGGTTGCTGCTGGTCGGAGTGGGCCTGACCGGACGGCCCTATCTCGCTGCGGCCCGGCGGCTCGGCGTCCAGATCCACGCGGTGGAGACCGCGGAACGGGCCTCGGCGCTCGCCGGGGAGGCCGACGAGGTCACGGTGTGCCGGGGCGGCTCGGACGAGCTGTGGTACGAGGCGGCGAGCCAGGCGGTGCGCCTCGCCCGCCCCGACGGGGTGGTCGCCTTCAGCGAGCCCCATGCGCTGGCCGCCGCGCTCGTCCAGAACGAACTCGGCCTGCCGGGACCGTCCTTGCGGGCCGCCGTGCTCTCCCGCAACAAGGCGCTCCAGCGGGGCCGCTTCGCCGCCGCCGGCATCGGCCAGCCCGAGTTCCTGGTGACCGAGCGGCTCGGTGACGCCCGTGCCTGGGCCGCCGAACGCCTGCCCGTGGTCGTCAAGCCGCTGTCCTCCGCCGGCAGCCAAGGTGTCGAACTGGTCGCCGACGGCGCCGCGTTCGAGGACGCCGTCGCCCGCCGGGACGACGAGGGCCGGCTCCTGGTGGAGCGGGCTGCGGCCGGTCCCGAATACAGCTGGGAGGCGCTGGTCCGCGAGGGCAAGGTGTGGTTCGCCAACCTGACCGCGAAGGAGACCACCGGCCCGCCGTACTTCGTGGAGACGGCACACCGGGTCGCCACCGAGGTGGACGCCGGCACCCGGGCGACGGTCTGCGAACTCGGCACCGCGGTCCTCGGCGCCCTCGGCATGGACACCGGCATCGTCCATCTGGAGTTCCGGCTCACCTCCAGAGGACCGGCGGTCATGGAGGTCGCGGTGCGCACGCCGGGCGACCGCCTGATGGACCTGCTGGGCCTCGCGTACGGAATCGACTGGTACGAGATGGTCGTACGCCTGGCACTGGGCAGGGAACTCCCCCCGCCCCCCGCCGCCCCCCGGCGCCGCACGGCGAGCTACCTCCCCTCGGCCCGCCCGGGAACGGTCACCGCGATCCGAGGCCTGGACGAGGTCCTGGCCCACCCATGCGTCGTGGAGGCGGAACTGACGGTGGCCCCGGGCGACACGGTCGCCCAGGCCCGCTCCTCCGGCGAACGGGTGGGACACGTGGTGCTCTCGGCACCGGACCAGGGGTCGCTGGAGGGCGCCCTGGACGACGTACGCACCACGCTCCGGGTGGCAACGCGCTTGGGAGGGCCGCCCCATGACAGGACTGCGTGA
- a CDS encoding helix-turn-helix transcriptional regulator, protein MPIAVDIDVMLARRKMSVGELADRVGITPANLAVLKNGRAKAVRFATLAALCEVLECQPGDLLRWETEDAAGG, encoded by the coding sequence ATGCCGATCGCCGTCGACATCGACGTGATGCTCGCCAGGCGGAAGATGTCCGTGGGCGAGCTCGCGGACCGCGTGGGGATCACGCCCGCCAACCTGGCGGTACTCAAGAACGGCCGCGCCAAGGCGGTGCGCTTCGCGACGCTCGCCGCGCTCTGCGAGGTGCTCGAGTGCCAGCCGGGCGACCTGCTGCGCTGGGAGACCGAGGACGCCGCGGGCGGATGA
- a CDS encoding Tat pathway signal sequence domain protein, with protein MAGMGDTSGMTSMTGKQGPALTRRTLMGTGLGLGLGAAGFTAAGAGAARAASGDASADTAASASASASAAQRRAQAFLAAAMDAYPEHGSVRLAQSYSDQAGLFSTAFTYDNALAVLALLATRTADGRARAVALGDALVYAQGHDPAHGDGRLRQAYNVGPYTFYDGSRQPDGFVRADGTVNVGTQFGFTGTAVGDMAWAGIALSALARRTGERRFLDGAVRIGEWIERNGRTEEPLGGYKFGVNGANEKLPFTSTEHNTDLVSLFGRLARLTGDAVWLERRARARDFVGKMWDADGGFFYTGTNDGVTINTSPVPEDTQTWTHLALDSRFHARSLDWAARELAVLDHAERRNSTVPAGQSYEGVTFSSAGLLANEDAPIADSQPRPDRNGVWFEGTAHLALALRERHGRGDETQARRLIDSIERAQDLLGGGQTVGGQALPERAGVVAASSPLDTGFGFGYYPYRHTGATAWYLMAAARSNPLGV; from the coding sequence ATGGCCGGCATGGGTGACACGAGCGGCATGACCAGCATGACCGGCAAGCAGGGCCCGGCGCTGACCCGTCGCACGCTCATGGGTACCGGTCTCGGCCTCGGCCTCGGTGCCGCGGGCTTCACTGCGGCCGGTGCCGGTGCTGCTCGGGCCGCCTCAGGTGACGCCTCCGCCGACACCGCCGCATCCGCATCCGCATCCGCATCCGCCGCCCAGCGCCGCGCCCAAGCCTTCCTCGCCGCCGCCATGGATGCCTACCCGGAGCACGGCAGTGTCCGGCTCGCGCAGAGCTACAGCGACCAGGCCGGGCTGTTCAGCACGGCCTTCACCTACGACAACGCCCTCGCGGTCCTCGCCCTCCTCGCCACCCGCACCGCCGACGGACGCGCCCGGGCCGTCGCGCTCGGGGACGCGCTGGTGTACGCGCAAGGGCACGACCCGGCCCATGGCGACGGCCGGCTGCGGCAGGCCTACAACGTGGGGCCGTACACCTTCTACGACGGTTCGCGGCAGCCGGACGGCTTCGTGCGGGCGGACGGGACCGTCAACGTCGGGACGCAGTTCGGGTTCACGGGGACGGCCGTGGGCGACATGGCCTGGGCCGGGATCGCGCTCAGTGCGCTCGCACGGCGGACCGGGGAGCGGAGGTTCCTCGACGGGGCTGTGCGGATCGGGGAGTGGATCGAGCGCAACGGACGTACCGAGGAACCGCTCGGGGGGTACAAGTTCGGGGTCAACGGGGCCAACGAGAAACTTCCCTTCACCTCCACCGAGCACAACACCGATCTCGTCTCTCTCTTCGGGCGGCTCGCCCGGCTCACGGGAGACGCGGTCTGGCTGGAGCGGCGTGCTCGCGCCCGGGACTTCGTCGGGAAGATGTGGGACGCGGACGGTGGCTTCTTCTACACCGGGACCAATGACGGGGTGACGATCAACACCTCGCCCGTCCCCGAGGACACCCAGACCTGGACCCACCTCGCCCTCGACTCCCGTTTCCACGCCCGGTCGTTGGACTGGGCCGCGCGTGAGCTGGCCGTTCTCGACCATGCCGAGCGGCGCAACAGTACGGTGCCGGCGGGGCAGTCGTACGAAGGTGTCACCTTCAGCTCGGCCGGCCTCCTCGCGAACGAGGACGCGCCGATCGCCGACTCCCAGCCCAGGCCGGACCGCAACGGTGTGTGGTTCGAGGGGACCGCTCATCTCGCGCTCGCCCTGAGGGAGCGGCACGGGCGGGGTGACGAGACGCAGGCCCGGCGGCTGATCGACTCCATCGAGCGGGCCCAGGATCTGCTCGGGGGCGGGCAGACCGTCGGTGGGCAGGCGCTGCCGGAGCGGGCAGGGGTCGTGGCGGCCAGCAGTCCGCTCGACACCGGGTTCGGGTTCGGCTACTACCCGTATCGGCATACGGGGGCGACCGCCTGGTACCTGATGGCGGCGGCGCGCTCCAATCCGCTCGGGGTCTGA
- a CDS encoding DUF2975 domain-containing protein, protein MGKLTVAALRAVLVVVLAGTVFVQAGMVWALVGGNDPEDGSLPLTPLRVVTILGMVAAQVALVCVWRLVTMVRRGTVFSHAAFRYVDGVIGAIVAAALVWFAVTALNAPGQRDDPGVTVIMGGVGVAILGVALIVLVLRMLLAQAVQRDVEASQMQAELDEVI, encoded by the coding sequence ATGGGAAAGCTGACGGTCGCCGCGCTGCGCGCCGTGCTCGTGGTGGTGCTCGCCGGCACCGTGTTCGTACAGGCAGGGATGGTGTGGGCGTTGGTCGGCGGGAACGACCCGGAGGACGGGTCGCTCCCGCTGACCCCGCTGCGCGTGGTCACGATCCTGGGCATGGTGGCGGCCCAGGTCGCCCTGGTCTGCGTATGGCGGCTGGTGACGATGGTGCGACGCGGAACCGTGTTCTCCCACGCCGCCTTCCGGTACGTCGACGGCGTGATCGGCGCGATCGTGGCGGCTGCCCTCGTGTGGTTCGCGGTCACGGCCCTCAATGCGCCGGGCCAACGGGACGACCCGGGCGTCACCGTCATCATGGGCGGGGTCGGCGTGGCCATCCTGGGGGTCGCGCTCATCGTGCTCGTGCTGCGGATGCTGCTCGCCCAGGCCGTCCAGCGCGACGTCGAAGCGTCGCAGATGCAGGCCGAGTTGGACGAGGTGATCTGA